A region from the Drosophila bipectinata strain 14024-0381.07 chromosome 3R, DbipHiC1v2, whole genome shotgun sequence genome encodes:
- the LOC108129439 gene encoding uncharacterized protein: MLPNWLTNEYFQPWLQKYYKDEGLKVLKIWAKPAGGKGENFVGVMTRIQVDFQQGDGVLKNESYIVKQALSPDIPQTAVFVEYDLYQREMNMYEFILPKLKEILQEAGLHEKLTADAVVVDRERSTIILEDLTSLKYKNANRVNLLGMHHTKVTVEMLARFHAAGVVLKQRHPELLSQCFFTNFFSRDKKAYTEVYTGLYRAFMRFIDTQPELKKTYGEKLEKLRPHIMEYGARAYDVTDQDLQTLIHGDCWTTNVMYQYDNEGTPIHVVGIDFQFSNITSPVIDLHYFFTTSLRDEVKEEEAELVKFHYLTLKENLKKLAYQGPFPSLQEYQDQFERRRFKSLMANLFKPGMTYNGTEDVSDFSDLYSDTPKGRHVQKAMYTNELYQQSIPKLLALLDSKGVLDIQ, translated from the exons ATGCTTCCCAACTGGCTAACAAACGAATATTTCCAGCCGTGGCTGCAAAAGTACTACAAGGACGAAGGCCTCAAGGTGCTCAAGATCTGGGCCAAGCCGGCAGGTGGAAAAGGTGAGAACTTTGTCGGAGTGATGACTCGCATCCAAGTGGACTTTCAACAAGGGGATGGAGTGCTGAAGAATGAGTCGTATATCGTCAAACAGGCCCTATCCCCGGATATTCCCCAGACAGCGGTTTTCGTGGAGTACGATTTGTACCAGCGGGAAATGAACATGTACGAATTTATCCTGCCTAAGCTAAAGGAGATCCTTCAGGAAGCAGGACTACATGAGAAGCTTACAGCCGACGCCGTTGTAGTTGATCGTGAACGCAGCACTATAATCCTGGAGGACTTGACCTCACTCAAGTACAAAAATGCGAATCGTGTGAATCTGTTGGGTATGCATCACACCAAGGTGACTGTGGAAATGCTGGCCAGGTTTCATGCCGCTGGAGTGGTTCTAAAACAACGTCATCCCGAGCTCTTGAGTCAATGCTTCTTTACGAACTTCTTTTCCCGCGACAAGAAAGCCTATACCGAGGTTTATACGGGCCTATATCGAGCATTTATGCGTTTTATTGATACACAACCGGAATTAAAAAAGACATACGGCGAAAAGCTGGAAAAGTTGCGTCCTCACATCATGGAGTATGGAGCTCGAGCTTACGACGTGACCGACCAGGACTTGCAGACCTTAATCCATGGCGATTGTTGGACCACCAATGTGATGTACCAATACGACAATGAGGGAACCCCAATACATGTCGTCGGCATTGACTTCCAGTTCAGTAATATTACATCGCCGGTAATCGACTTGCACTATTTTTTCACCACATCACTGAGGGACGAAGTGAAAGAGGAGGAAGCCGAGCTTGTAAAATTCCATTACTTAACCCtaaaagaaaacttaaagaagCTAGCCTATCAAGGACCCTTTCCAAGCCTTCAGGAGTACCAGGATCAGTTTGAGCGACGCCGATTCAAGA gtCTGATGGCAAACTTATTTAAGCCAGGTATGACGTACAATGGCACTGAAGATGTTTCGGACTTTTCGGACCTTTATTCAGACACCCCCAAAGGAAGACATGTTCAGAAAGCAATGTACACCAACGAGTTATATCAGCAAAGTATTCCTAAATTGTTGGCTCTTCTGGATTCGAAGGGTGTTTTGGATATTCAATAG
- the LOC108129415 gene encoding uncharacterized protein yields MFPNWLTNEYLQPWLQKYYKDEGLKVLKIWAKPASGKGGNFSGVMTRIYVDYQQGDKVAKNQSYIVKQALSPETDTQTAVVGDLYLREMNMFEFILPKMKEILQEAGINGKLTADAIVVDRELSVIILEDLAPLNYINADRVKQLDLDHAKLALEMLARFHAAGIILKQRHPELLTECFFTNLFSRGKQSNGEVYPGLYRAFMRFINSQPELEGIYGEKLEKLRPHIMEYGARAYDVTEQELLTLIHGDYWTTNIMYQYDKEGNPQEVICIDFQCSNCTSPVIDLHYFFTTSLREEVKERESELVEFHYNTLKDILQKLSYHKVFPSLQGYQVQFERRRFKSLMANLFKPAMTYNGTEDVSDFANLYSNTPKGRHVQAAIYNNEGYQRTIPKFLALLNSKGVLDLQ; encoded by the exons ATGTTTCCTAACTGGCTAACAAACGAGTATTTGCAGCCATGGCTGCAAAAGTACTACAAGGACGAAGGCCTTAAAGTTCTCAAGATCTGGGCCAAGCCGGCAAGTGGAAAAGGCGGAAACTTTTCAGGGGTAATGACCCGAATCTATGTGGACTATCAGCAAGGCGATAAGGTGGCAAAGAACCAGTCATACATCGTCAAACAGGCCTTGTCTCCAGAAACTGATACCCAGACAGCGGTTGTCGGGGATCTCTACTTGCGGGAAATGAACATGTTCGAGTTCATTTTACCCAAGATGAAGGAGATCTTGCAGGAAGCTGGTATAAATGGAAAGCTAACAGCCGACGCCATTGTAGTGGATCGTGAACTCAGCGTGATCATTCTAGAGGACTTGGCACCACTCAATTACATAAATGCGGATCGCGTTAAGCAGTTGGATTTGGATCATGCCAAGTTGGCATTGGAAATGCTGGCCAGGTTTCATGCCGCTGGTATTATTCTAAAACAACGTCATCCCGAGCTTCTGACTGAGTGTTTCTTTACAAATTTGTTTTCTCGCGGCAAACAATCCAATGGAGAGGTTTATCCGGGCTTGTACCGAGCATTTATGCGGTTTATCAATTCTCAACCAGAATTAGAAGGGATATACGGCGAAAAGCTGGAAAAGTTGCGTCCTCACATCATGGAGTACGGAGCTCGAGCTTACGATGTAACTGAACAGGAATTGCTGACCCTGATTCATGGCGATTATTGGACAACCAATATCATGTACCAATACGACAAAGAAGGAAATCCACAAGAAGTCATTTGTATAGATTTCCAGTGCAGTAATTGTACATCGCCGGTCATTGACTTGCACTATTTCTTTACAACATCATTGAGGGAGGAAGTAAAGGAAAGGGAATCAGAACTTGTGGAATTCCACTATAACACCCTAAAAGACATTCTACAGAAGTTGTCCTATCATAAAGTATTTCCCAGCCTTCAAGGGTACCAGGTTCAGTTTGAGCGTCGCCGTTTTAAGA GTCTTATGGCCAATTTATTTAAGCCAGCTATGACATACAACGGCACTGAAGATGTTTCTGACTTCGCCAACCTTTATTCAAATACTCCAAAAGGAAGACACGTTCAGGCCGCAATATACAATAATGAAGGCTATCAACGCACCATCCCAAAATTTTTGGCTCTTCTAAATTCTAAAGGAGTTTTGGATCttcaataa
- the LOC108129329 gene encoding uncharacterized protein, with protein sequence MLPTWLTEEYIQTALRAYCKDNELRVLKVWAKPATEKGENYVGVMTRIYVDFELADGVLQKKSFILKQGVSSDAPQAGLFAEYDVYNRELEMYDVVLPKMSEILREANFNEKLMADAIVVDRERTIMILEDLAPLHYTNADRVKQLDIVHTKLVLDMLAKFHAAAIVLDQREPQLLRRNFNGHFFSRGKKGYGEVFVGLFKAFIRYVKSKPNLWNRYGKKLEHIISHLMEYAAKSVDVTEKDFTTLIHGDCWTTNVMYQYDDEGNPTTVLPIDFQFSTWTHPAVDMHYFFSTSLKTDVKERELELVQYHYYSLKKTLEALAYKGYIPSLFEYQLQFERRRFLSVVIANVFQPIMVYEGCEDPEFVNLYQDTPEGIRFQDSIYESKEIQRRIETILPILDAKGFLDAH encoded by the exons ATGCTTCCCACTTGGCTAACGGAGGAGTACATTCAGACAGCCCTCCGGGCCTACTGTAAGGATAATGAACTGCGAGTCCTTAAAGTCTGGGCCAAGCCAGCGACGGAAAAAGGGGAAAACTATGTTGGCGTGATGACTCGAATCTATGTAGACTTCGAGCTGGCAGACGGTGTATTGCAAAAGAAATCCTTTATCCTAAAGCAAGGAGTGTCCTCGGATGCCCCCCAGGCCGGTCTCTTTGCGGAGTACGATGTCTACAACAGAGAACTGGAAATGTATGATGTTGTCTTACCAAAAATGTCCGAGATTCTCCGAGAGGCTAATTTTAATGAGAAGTTGATGGCAGATGCCATTGTAGTGGATCGGGAGCGAACGATTATGATCCTGGAGGATCTCGCACCGCTCCATTATACAAATGCAGACAGAGTGAAGCAATTGGACATAGTGCATACTAAGCTAGTCCTCGACATGCTGGCCAAGTTTCATGCGGCTGCCATAGTCCTAGACCAAAGAGAACCACAACTTTTGCGAAGAAATTTCAACGGTCATTTCTTTTCGAGAGGAAAAAAGGGTTACGGAGAGGTTTTCGTTGGGCTGTTCAAAGCTTTCATAAGGTACGTAAAGAGCAAACCCAATTTGTGGAACCGCTATGGAAAAAAACTAGAGCACATCATTTCCCACTTGATGGAGTATGCCGCTAAATCTGTGGATGTCACCGAAAAAGACTTCACGACGCTCATCCACGGAGACTGTTGGACCACGAACGTAATGTACCAGTACGATGACGAGGGGAATCCCACCACGGTCCTGCCCATCGACTTTCAGTTCAGTACCTGGACCCATCCCGCGGTTGATATGCATTACTTCTTTAGCACATCCCTGAAGACTGATGTCAAGGAAAGAGAATTAGAGCTGGTGCAATATCATTACTATTCTTTGAAAAAGACTCTTGAGGCTCTTGCCTACAAGGGTTATATACCCAGTTTATTTGAGTACCAGCTTCAATTTGAGAGAAGGAGATTTTTGA GTGTTGTGATTGCCAACGTTTTCCAACCGATCATGGTGTACGAGGGCTGCGAGGATCCTGAATTTGTAAATCTCTACCAAGACACTCCAGAAGGCATAAGGTTCCAGGACTCAATATATGAAAGTAAAGAGATTCAAAGACGCATAGAAACTATTCTACCTATCCTTGATGCGAAAGGTTTCCTGGATGCTCACTAA
- the LOC122321523 gene encoding uncharacterized protein translates to MTRICVDFEQNDGSVQRKSFIMKKICGTDGPEADIFLEYDVYNKEMDMYDIVLPKMADILKSAGFTEKFMAEAIVVDRERTTIILEDLAPLHFSNADRLNQLDIHHTKLVLDMLARFHAAAIILNQREPHLLSQKSLPYFFTPGKKGYKDFFDGIFKSFIRYVKRTPDLNSLYSAKLEKLRPHLLKYAAQSIEVGEKDLQTLVHGDCWTTNVMFQFDDKGNPTSVLPIDFQFSSWTSPVVDLHYLFSTSLQPPVEEQEAELVQYHYYALKKTLEALSYKDKFPSLFEYQLQFELRRFISVIVATSFQPFMVYEGSENPTFPNLYQDTPEGIRFQDSTYENVAVQKRIAKLLPLLDSKGLLEPH, encoded by the exons ATGACTCGGATCTGTGTTGACTTTGAACAGAATGATGGATCTGTGCAAAGAAAATCCTTTATTATGAAGAAAATCTGCGGTACAGACGGCCCAGAGGCGGACATTTTCCTCGAATATGATGTCTACAATAAGGAGATGGACATGTACGATATTGTGCTTCCCAAAATGGCAGATATTTTAAAGAGTGCTGGATTCACGGAAAAGTTTATGGCGGAAGCTATCGTCGTGGATCGGGAGCGGACTACAATTATCCTAGAAGACTTGGCACCTCTTCATTTTTCAAATGCCGATAGGTTGAATCAATTGGATATCCACCATACTAAGCTGGTCCTGGACATGTTGGCTAGATTCCATGCCGCTGCCATTATTCTCAATCAAAGGGAACCGCATCTACTCAGCCAGAAAAGCTTGCCATATTTTTTTACACCAGGGAAAAAAGgttataaagattttttcgACGGTATTTTTAAGTCATTCATAAGATACGTGAAAAGAACTCCGGACTTAAATAGTCTTTATAGTGCTAAGCTAGAAAAGCTTCGCCCCCATTTGCTTAAATATGCGGCTCAATCTATTGAGGTTGGCGAAAAGGACCTTCAGACTCTGGTGCACGGCGACTGTTGGACCACAAATGTAATGTTCCAGTTCGACGACAAAGGAAATCCCACTTCTGTCCTTCCTATAGACTTTCAGTTCAGCTCGTGGACATCGCCAGTGGTGGACTTGCACTATTTGTTTAGTACATCCCTACAACCCCCTGTAGAGGAACAGGAAGCTGAACTGGTTCAGTATCACTACTATGCTCTAAAGAAGACTCTGGAAGCACTGTCCTATAAAGACAAATTTCCCAGCCTATTTGAGTATCAGCTTCAATTTGAACTGCGTCGATTCATAA GTGTCATAGTTGCGACTTCGTTCCAGCCCTTTATGGTGTATGAGGGAAGTGAGAACCCCACATTTCCCAACTTGTATCAGGACACTCCCGAAGGAATTAGGTTCCAGGATTCTACGTACGAAAATGTGGCTGTGCAAAAAAGGATCGCAAAGTTGTTACCATTGCTTGATTCTAAGGGACTTTTAGAGcctcattaa
- the LOC108129296 gene encoding uncharacterized protein produces the protein MAPNWLTNQYFQPWLQKYYKDEGLKVLKIWAKPVGGKGENFFGVVIRIYVDYQQGDGVTKNQSYILKQALSPVEYGLFQREMNMYEFILPKLNEILQEAGLNEKLTPDAVVVDRERNSIILEDLVPLKYINHKDRVNLLGMHHAKVTVEMLARFHAAGVVLNQRHPELLAKCFSPSDKKAFTEVYTGLYRAFMRFINTQPQLKKAYGVKLEKLGPHIVEYGARINDVTAQDLQTLIHGQCWITNMMYQYDHEGTPIHVVGFDFQLSNITSPAIDLHYFFTTSLKDEVKEEEAELVEFHYTALKENLQKLAYKGSFPSLQEYKAEFERRRFKSLLANLFKPCMTYNGTEDISDFSDLYSDTPKGRQVQNAVYTNEVYQQSVPKLLALLDSKGVLDLH, from the exons ATGGCTCCCAACTGGCTAACAAACCAATATTTCCAGCCATGGCTGCAAAAGTACTACAAGGACGAAGGTCTCAAGGTTCTCAAGATCTGGGCCAAGCCGGTCGGTGGAAAGGGCGAGAACTTTTTCGGCGTGGTGATACGCATCTATGTGGACTATCAACAAGGGGATGGAGTGACGAAGAATCAGTCATACATCCTCAAACAGGCGCTGTCCCCGGTGGAGTATGGTCTGTTCCAGCGGGAAATGAACATGTACGAATTTATCCTGCCCAAGCTGAATGAGATCCTTCAGGAAGCAGGACTAAATGAGAAACTCACACCCGACGCCGTCGTAGTTGATCGTGAACGCAACTCTATAATCCTGGAGGACTTGGTCCCACTCAAGTACATAAATCACAAGGATCGTGTGAATCTGTTGGGTATGCATCACGCCAAGGTGACTGTGGAAATGCTGGCCAGGTTTCATGCCGCTGGAGTTGTTCTAAATCAACGTCATCCCGAGCTCCTGGCTAAATGCTTCTCTCCCAGCGACAAGAAGGCCTTTACCGAGGTTTACACGGGCTTGTATCGAGCATTTATGCGTTTTATTAATACTCAACCGCAATTGAAAAAAGCATACGGCGTAAAGCTGGAGAAGTTGGGTCCTCACATCGTGGAGTACGGTGCTCGAATTAACGACGTGACTGCACAGGATTTGCAGACCCTGATTCATGGCCAATGTTGGATAACAAATATGATGTATCAATACGACCACGAGGGAACCCCAATACATGTTGTCGGTTTCGACTTCCAGTTAAGTAATATTACATCGCCGGCCATCgatttgcattatttttttacaactTCGCTGAAGGACGAAGTGAAAGAGGAGGAAGCTGAACTCGTAGAATTCCATTATACAGCCTTAAAAGAAAACTTGCAGAAACTGGCCTATAAAGGATCCTTTCCCAGCCTCCAGGAGTACAAGGCAGAGTTCGAGCGACGCCGATTTAAGA GTTTGCTGGCTAACTTATTTAAGCCATGTATGACGTACAATGGAACTGAAGATATTTCGGACTTTTCGGACCTTTATTCTGACACCCCCAAGGGCAGACAAGTTCAGAACGCTGTGTACACCAACGAAGTATACCAGCAAAGCGTTCCTAAATTGTTGGCCCTACTGGATTCAAAGGGTGTTTTGGatcttcattaa